The following coding sequences lie in one Mycobacterium sp. DL440 genomic window:
- a CDS encoding carotenoid oxygenase family protein, translated as MTSALPIGETDFFRRGNYAPVADELTEYDLPVEGAIPAELHGWYLRNGPNPRQAGDHWFTGDGMIHGIRIENGAAKWYRNRWVRTDSFIKDFPLYNKDGTRNLRSAVANTHVVNHAGKTLALVESSLPYEITNDLETLGAYDFGGKLVDSMTAHPKICPTTGELHFFSYGSIFEPYVTYHRADAGGELTINQPVDVKAHTMMHDFAMTADHVVFMDLPVVFDLDIAVKGESDMPYRWSDDYGARFGVLRRDDPDAPIRWFDIDPCYVFHVVNAHDEGKSIVLQAVRYPELWRDNGGFDVEGVLWEWRIDLSAGTVRERRLDDLGVEFPRIDDRLAGLPARYSVSVADNAWIRYDLTTGAGVRHELGSGGPGEAVFVPGAGPADESNGWYLGYVYNPERDGSDLVILDASDFGGKPVATIKLPQRVPYGFHGNWIGA; from the coding sequence ATGACTTCAGCCCTGCCCATCGGCGAAACCGACTTCTTCCGGCGCGGCAACTACGCCCCCGTCGCCGACGAACTCACCGAATACGACCTCCCCGTCGAAGGCGCCATCCCGGCCGAACTCCACGGCTGGTATCTGCGCAACGGACCCAACCCGCGCCAGGCCGGAGATCACTGGTTCACCGGCGACGGCATGATCCACGGCATCCGCATCGAAAACGGCGCGGCCAAGTGGTACCGCAACCGCTGGGTGCGCACCGACAGCTTCATCAAGGACTTCCCGCTGTACAACAAGGACGGCACCCGCAACCTGCGCTCAGCCGTCGCCAACACCCACGTGGTCAACCATGCGGGTAAGACCCTGGCGCTGGTGGAATCCTCACTGCCCTACGAGATCACCAATGACCTGGAAACCTTGGGCGCCTACGACTTCGGCGGCAAGCTCGTCGACTCGATGACCGCGCACCCCAAGATCTGTCCGACGACGGGTGAGCTGCACTTCTTCTCCTACGGCAGCATCTTCGAGCCGTACGTCACCTATCACCGTGCCGACGCCGGTGGTGAGCTGACCATCAATCAGCCGGTAGATGTCAAGGCGCACACCATGATGCATGACTTCGCGATGACTGCGGACCACGTTGTGTTCATGGACCTACCGGTGGTGTTCGACCTTGATATCGCGGTCAAGGGCGAAAGCGACATGCCCTACCGCTGGAGCGATGACTACGGCGCCCGGTTCGGCGTGCTGCGCCGGGATGATCCCGACGCGCCCATCCGGTGGTTCGACATCGACCCGTGCTACGTGTTCCACGTCGTCAATGCCCACGATGAGGGTAAATCGATTGTGCTGCAGGCGGTTCGCTATCCCGAGCTGTGGCGCGACAACGGCGGGTTCGACGTCGAGGGTGTGCTGTGGGAATGGCGGATCGACCTGAGCGCCGGGACGGTACGCGAACGTCGGCTCGATGACCTCGGGGTGGAGTTCCCGCGCATCGACGACCGCCTGGCGGGTCTGCCCGCCCGGTACTCGGTGTCCGTCGCGGACAACGCCTGGATCCGTTACGACCTGACCACCGGCGCCGGAGTGCGGCACGAACTCGGATCCGGAGGACCGGGGGAAGCCGTGTTCGTTCCTGGCGCGGGTCCGGCCGACGAGAGCAACGGTTGGTATCTGGGCTACGTTTACAACCCCGAGCGCGACGGCAGCGATCTCGTGATCCTGGATGCGTCGGACTTCGGCGGGAAGCCGGTCGCCACCATCAAACTGCCGCAACGCGTGCCCTACGGGTTCCACGGGAACTGGATAGGCGCCTAG
- a CDS encoding PadR family transcriptional regulator, with amino-acid sequence MSLRIAALGLLAQHPGSGYDLLKRFEKSMANVWPATQSQLYGELNKLADSGFIEVSAIGPRGRKEYRVTPAGRTELERWIANPADDPPERSAGLLRVFLLGELPRDQALDHLTTLATQAESEVARLKELEASISWADTDEDRYGHAALEYGLRFNTMQAEWAHWLKKTIDNR; translated from the coding sequence ATGAGTCTGCGCATCGCGGCACTTGGCCTGTTGGCACAGCACCCCGGCAGCGGGTACGACCTGCTCAAGCGGTTCGAGAAATCGATGGCGAACGTCTGGCCCGCCACCCAGAGCCAGCTTTATGGTGAGCTCAACAAGCTGGCAGACAGCGGCTTCATCGAGGTCTCGGCCATCGGCCCCCGCGGCCGCAAGGAGTACCGCGTGACCCCCGCCGGCCGCACCGAACTGGAGCGCTGGATCGCCAATCCGGCCGACGATCCGCCCGAGCGCAGCGCCGGACTACTGCGGGTGTTCCTGCTCGGCGAATTGCCCCGCGACCAGGCGCTCGACCATCTCACGACACTGGCCACCCAGGCCGAATCCGAGGTGGCGCGGCTCAAAGAACTGGAAGCATCCATTTCCTGGGCCGACACCGACGAGGACCGGTACGGGCACGCGGCCCTGGAGTACGGGCTGCGCTTCAACACCATGCAAGCCGAGTGGGCGCATTGGCTCAAAAAGACTATCGACAACCGATAG